In Quercus robur chromosome 11, dhQueRobu3.1, whole genome shotgun sequence, the following proteins share a genomic window:
- the LOC126704621 gene encoding glycine-rich RNA-binding protein-like: MASADVEFRCFVGGLAWATDDQALERAFSPYGDILESKIINDRETGRSRGFGFVTFSNEKSMRDAIEGMNGQNLDGRNITVNEAQSRGNGGGGGGGGYSRGGGGYGGGGRREGGGGGGYSRGGGGYGGGSGGYGGGGGGYGGGGRDRGYGDGGSRYSRSSGGGGGDGGSWRS; encoded by the exons ATGGCGTCCGCAGATGTCGAATTCAGATGCTTCGTCGGAGGGCTCGCCTGGGCCACCGATGACCAAGCCTTGGAGCGTGCTTTCTCACCATACGGCGATATCCTTGAATCGAAG ATCATCAACGACCGTGAAACCGGTAGATCTAGAGGATTCGGATTCGTCACCTTCAGCAACGAGAAGTCAATGAGGGACGCGATCGAAGGAATGAACGGCCAGAACCTTGACGGCCGCAACATCACAGTCAACGAGGCTCAGTCTCGCGGTAACGGAGGCGGTGGAGGTGGCGGAGGCTACAGCCGTGGCGGAGGCGGTTACGGAGGCGGCGGACGTCGCGAAGGTGGAGGCGGCGGTGGATACAGCAGAGGCGGAGGCGGATACGGTGGAGGCAGTGGTGGATACGGAGGTGGAGGTGGCGGATACGGTGGAGGTGGCCGTGACCGTGGATACGGAGACGGTGGCTCAAGGTACTCAAGGAGCAGCGGCGGTGGTGGCGGTGACGGTGGTAGCTGGAGGAGTTAG